In Flavobacterium endoglycinae, one DNA window encodes the following:
- a CDS encoding IS6 family transposase codes for MNTKGHCYPKSIILQAVYFKLRFTLSYRDVEEIMKMRGVHVDHATIQRWVFKFTPLLDSEMKKRKSKVGKSWRLDETYIKIKGIWCYLYRAVDKLGNTVDFLLTRRRQRMSAQSFLIKAIANNYLPRVINIDKSGSNTAAIQVYNKRSFSKIKIRQCKYLNNIVEQDHRFIKWRIQNGLGFKNFESARRTLSGIEVVHMLRKNQMIRPGISMFKSFCKLAG; via the coding sequence ATGAATACGAAAGGGCATTGCTATCCGAAATCTATTATACTGCAGGCAGTATATTTTAAGCTTAGGTTTACATTAAGCTATCGGGATGTTGAAGAGATCATGAAAATGCGAGGAGTTCATGTTGATCATGCTACCATTCAGCGCTGGGTTTTTAAGTTTACACCTTTGCTTGATTCAGAGATGAAGAAGAGAAAAAGTAAAGTAGGTAAAAGTTGGAGATTGGATGAAACTTATATCAAAATAAAAGGTATTTGGTGTTATTTATATAGAGCAGTAGATAAACTAGGCAATACAGTAGACTTTCTTTTGACAAGAAGAAGACAAAGAATGAGTGCTCAGTCATTTCTAATTAAAGCAATTGCTAATAATTACCTTCCACGAGTAATAAATATTGATAAAAGCGGTTCTAATACCGCAGCGATCCAAGTCTATAACAAGCGTTCGTTCTCAAAGATTAAAATTCGGCAGTGTAAATATCTCAACAATATTGTAGAACAGGACCATCGATTTATAAAATGGAGGATACAAAACGGGTTAGGCTTTAAAAACTTTGAATCAGCAAGACGAACATTGAGTGGAATTGAAGTTGTGCATATGCTTAGAAAGAATCAGATGATTAGACCAGGGATATCTATGTTTAAATCATTCTGTAAATTAGCAGGCTAA